The region CGTTAATCCGTATCCACGACCGAACATCGATAACTACGTAAAAAACTATTACGGACAAGTTGGAGTGTACAAAGGCATTTTGGTCAGAAGTCACAGCGTAGCATCAACTGTAATCATTCGCGAAAGTACTTTCGTGCCGCCAACAGCATCAAACGATTATGTTGTTCTTGGGGGGATTTTTGACCCGGTTACGAATGAAGTTTGGACATTATACGGCAAAGGGGGCTTTATAGTGAAAGCCGTGATTTATAGCAATACAGGCCTTATATATCCAATATCTTTAACAGGAACTTACTCAGGTACACAAGCCAATTATCATATTGCCGGCTCAATCACCAGGACAGGCTATTCACCATTCTCATTTGACACATATGTGAGTCCAATGTAGTCAAAATGAATTTTTATCACATAACGCCGATCTATTTAGATCGGCGTTTTTATTTTATAATATCTAGAATGCTTTGCCCCCTTGCTGCCGCAAGCGTGCCGCGTGTGTCTTTTTGCCCGCGTTTAAATTTAAAAATTTAGATTTACATCAATGAGCAGGAAATACAAATTCTTAAATAAGGAAGGGTTGTACTTTGTAAGTTTCGCTACCGTAAATTGGATAGATGTATTTACAAGATCTGTTTATTGTGAAGTAGTGGCAGATAGTTTAAATTACTGCTCAAAGAACTTGGGAATGAACATTTTTTGTTGGTGCATAATGCCGAGCCATGTTCATTTAATTTTTGCAGCACAAAATAATAATCCTGAATTGCTGTTAGGCCGTTTTAAAGAGTTTACATCGAAACAAATTGTAAAGGAGATTTTAGGTAACACACAAGAGTCTCGTCGTGAGTGGTTGCTTTGGATGTTTAAACGGGCAGCAGCTAAAAGCAGTAATGTAACCGGGCATCAATTTTGGCAGCACCACAATAAACCGATACAACTTTGGAGTGCGGCGGTTATACAACAAAAGGCCGATTATATACATAACAACCCTGTAGAAGCGGGCTTTGTTACCGATTGCTGGCATTGGAAGTACTCTAGTGCTATCGATTACGCTGATGGCAAGGGGCTGATCGAAATAAGCTTCCTTTAAAGGTTAGTTATGGCACACGCGGCACGCGTGCGCCAGCGGAGGGTAAATCAAACAAATCTGTTCAGCCATCTTTAAGCGTCATTTAATTGCTTGTTCATATATTTTGAACGCACTAACTCTCTCTTTGAAGCCTGATTATCCGTGTTAGAATCATAAGACTACGATAGAGAGTAGCAGCTATAATAACCAGTCCTAAGACATTAGAGTAAAACAAAAACTTTTCATAAGCTTCACTTAGCAGCAGTTTTAATGTAAACCCTAAAACTGAAATAAAAACCAATGAATTAATACAGCCTTTTAAAAGCGTTGTAGTTTGAAAATAAAGCCTTGTTGAAAAGAAAAGGTCAAATAATGGCACATCGTCATTTTGAGTTCCATTAGGAATTTTAGCCCCAGTTTTAAAGGTAATCAATACCGTAAGTAACGTTAAAACAAACCCAGCTAGGGTAAGAGAAATGGTTGATAGGTCTGTAGTTGTTGACAGGCTGGCACCCGGTTCCGGTAAATTGAAATGACCTTTGTGGTTAAGCCAAAAAAATATAGCACAAACAGAGCAGCCCAATAAATAGTCGTACAACAATGGGCGTTTGAAATAATTGTCTATCATGACCTAAATGATTCAATAAATTGATCAAATTCTGCTTGTATCAAATTGTAATACTTTGTTGTAGTCATATGAGTTGTTCTATCGACTTGGACGACAATTTCTCTCTTGCCCTTTATAAGGTTAAATACATCATTTTCACCTTCATCATTAACAAATTTTAATTCAAACTCATCGAATTGATCAATGTGAAATGGCTTCTCCTTAAATTTTTTAAGGAGCATTTTAATAAACGAATTTGCCTCCTTGTTCAGGTGCTCACTTTTGATTTTTGCACCTGGTGTCTGGAACATGGCTTCAATGCGTATGAAGCTTGGTTTCAATCTATTTCCGATGTTAGCAAAATCAGAAATCAAGCCAGATTTGATATCATCATCCATTTGTGCTATGCTTTGTGGGCGTAGCTTGATTTCGAAATTCAAAACATTCCTCAAATGCCCAAGTGTATCATCAATTGGGGCATGCAGGTATGTAGTAATCTGACATCCTTTTGCCAATCCTAATTCTACAGCAAGACTTCTAAAATAAAACTCAATGTCTGAAACTCTTGGACCTTCGTTGTTGAATTGAGCACAAATTATCGCCGGGCTAACACTGTAATCAATGTAAAAGTGAGTTAAAATGGTGATTGATCCTTTAGCTTTGTCATAAGGAACTAATGTAAAAGCATCAGCCGGTTTTACCATTAACGATTTATCATTTATTAACGCGATAGAACATTTGAATTTTTTGGATTGAGCAACCCTTGCTGCACTATATACGAAAAGCTCACGTTTTTCTAATTCTGGTTTATTTTTGTTTCTATTAATAGCATAAGCTTTACCATTTAGCTGCTCACGATTAAGAAAAGTAATCACATCAAACAAAATGTCATTAGTATTTTGTTTTGTCGAATTAACATAAGGAATAAAGGTTATCTTATGAAGATGGAATTTAACTTCTTGCAAGTTTCCAGAAGCTGAAGCATTTAACGGCATTGTAATATAGCTGAGGTTTAGATTGGTTTAAACCGTAAATATATCTCAAATTACGTAATATAGTTAACAGAAAGATAAAGTATAAGTTACTTCTAGATTGTGTGTTAATTCGGTAGAGCTTTGTAAACACAAGTAATTGACTTTTTACAAAGCTAAGTGTACATTTAGCAATTTCAAGGAAACATGTTAAATGGCAGATTATAAACTGTCGACGCTAAGCTCATTCTTATTAGATCAACTTAAGGTACTGGCATCATTTTACCACATCATTACTCCCCAACCGCCCCTAAGCTGGCGCAAGTATGCAGCTCAGGAATGTGGGTTGAGTACTTGGTCTAGACGTTAGGTTAGGTACCATCAACTAAATTACCCTTGTAACTGGCAGATATGCAAATGAACAAAATGCTACTTATTATAATTTTGGTTTTTATTAGCTCCTGCCAACAGAAGAGTGATAAACTTGAAATGATTACCGTAGCAATTGGCTATTGCCCTGGTGGGTGCGTTTCGTCTGCAACAGAAATAACACTGCACACTTACCACTATTATGAAGGCAACAATTCCACTAAGCCTGGGTACTACGAAGGTAAACTCCCGGCCAGCGATTGGGATAGGATATCAGCAGAAGTAGACAAGATCGATATTAACTCTTTGCATACAGAAGACACCCCGGTAGCTGATGATACTTGGATAGAAGTACTTATTAAAAGCGAGGGAAGGATTACTCACTTAAAAAGTGTGACTTATAAAAAGATGCCTGCCAAGCTAATGAAGGTTATCAACCTGGTTTTAGGAACCTCCAAAAAGGTTAAGTTGACCAAGTCTGACGAGAGCTATCCATTTAAAACCACTTATCAACAAACAAATATCGTAGTTAAGCCTAAGTTTGCTCCGGTAAACCGTTAATGTGCATTGACCTTGCTTTAACTTAAGCCAAAACTAAGCAGTATGTTCGCTTAACCGCCTTACCATCCTCGCCACCGACGCATGTGATAACCCGGTTTGTGCCGCTATCTTCCGGAGCGTAACACCGGAGTTGTGCAGCTGCATTACGCGGTCTTCGGTGGCTTTGCGCTGCTGCTCGGTATAGTGCAGCAGGTGTTCGGCTTCGGTGCCTTCGCCGGTAAATTCAAATTTTAAAAAGTTGTCGTGTTTTTGTATGCGGCACAGGCATACGTTATCGGCACCGTGGGTAAGTGTGCCGGTACGCTGCTTTATCTGCTTGAGGTAGCGCAGGCCGGGCGTGGTTTGGCTTTCGCCTATGGCAAAGGCGCTGTCGGCAAAGTTGAGCAGCATTTTGCTTCCCTGCAAATCGTTACGGGTAATGGGCCGGGCCACATTGCGCTTGGGCGTATGGGCCAGCACCAGTACAGACAGTTTGTACTTGCTCCGGAGCATCTTGAGGCTCTGCATCAGCTTTACGGCCCCGGCTGCCGACTCGGTACTGGTACGCAGGCAGGTAATGTTGTCAATAATAATGGTGCTGGCGTTGGTGCTTACCAGCACGTTCTCGAAGGCGTTGATAATATAATCGTGAAAGCTGGCAAACTTGCGCTCGCGCCCGGCATCAGGATTGATCATGAGCCGGTGAAAGTTGGGCGCAAAGCCGTAGCGGTTGTTAATGTAGGTGTACCGCTCGGCAAACTGCTGAGCGGTAAGTTCAAAGTCGAAGTACAGCACGGCCTCGTCCTGCTTAGTGGTCGTGTAATTGCCTATGTGCCTGCCGGCGCTAATGGCATCGCCTATTTGTACGGCCAGGATAGATTTGCCTACGTTGGTATCTGCAAACATAATGCATAGTTCGTCCTTGCGCCAAAACTCCCCAAACAGGCGCTGGTAGCGCGGCTGGTCCTTAGGTTGTATCAGCCAGTCGGCAGCGGTTTTACTAATAAAGGCATCGTCGGTGTTGGGGTGCAGGTCGTCGTCGTGCTCGCGTTTCAGCTTAAAGGCCTCGTCTTCGGTAATTTCGCCACGGATCATCGAGCGCAGTAATTCAATTTCATAGGGGCGCTCGCCACCCGGGAGGTAGCTATTGTATTGTGTCATAAAAGAAAGTGTTGGGATTGTATACAAAGATACCCAACAGGCGGCAGTAAAGTGCTGACAGTGTTTTGTCAGTAAGATAGGGAGAGAGTTAGGAGTTAAGAATCAAGAGTCAAGAAAGGGGATGGTCTGAACTCGAATTTAGGGAATTTCGGAATCGGCAGAATGGAGCGTTGAGAATCCTCTACTTTGGAATAATTAGGTGTATCACCATTTAAAAATTGCCGAAAAACTGTATCATGGTTGCGAAAACTGTAACACGGGTTTTTGTTAAGTTTTTGATAAACAGCTAAATGACTGTTTTTGGGGGTAAAAAAGTGTAACAGGTGTAACACGTTGTCGTGATACACCTGTTATAGCTTGGGGGTATTATTTGGCGCGTTTGGCGGCCATTTTATCTTTAAACACTTTCATGTAGTAGCCGCCCACAACGCTGCGCGCCTGGAAGCCTACCATTTTACCGTTGGTGGTTTCGTGCCAGTCGCTAAGCGGAACGCGGCTGCTGGTTTCCTGTACGTACTTGTACACGGGGTTAACCAGTCCTTCGAAATCTTTGCGGGAGTTGGCCATAGATGCGGTCCAGATGATCCAGTCGCTCTTGGTGTAGGTTTTGCGGCTATCCAGCGGCAAACCGTATTCTTCCTGGTGCGACAGGTAGTATTTCATCTCCTTTTCGTACACCCCGGCAGGGAATAGCTTAAGGCCGAGTACCTTGTCCCAAACCATGTTATACTTCTGGCTCCAGGTCTTAGGGTTCTCGAACACCAGGCCGTAGTGGTCGCCGGCATCGTCCTTCTCCATCCATTTAGCAGCCATTACAGCAGCCATCTCGCGGTACTTCTTAGCTGCAGGTGCATCGCCCATCATGGCAGCCATCTTAGCGTAGGCACCAATAGCCACAATAGCTTTTACAGACAAGTTTGCATTACGCGCCAGGTGACCCGCAAAGTCGTCGGTACACAATTGGTTGCTCGGGTCAAAGCCAGCTTCGGCCAGGAAGTGGGTCCACTTGGTTAGGGTAGCCCAGTGCTTTTTAGCGTAAGCAGGGTTGTTCTCGGCAGCAACAATAGCCGCGGTGAGGATAACCATGTTACCGCACTCTTCTACCGGCATGTCTTCGCCGTAGGTTTGGCCGTTGGCAATAGGATAGGTGCCCAGGTCATGCGCCGCGAAAGGTTTGGTCCACTTGCCGCTCTCGCTGTAGTAGAAGATACCGTTAAGCATGCCCTTAAGCAGCTCAGGGTTATAAGTAAGGTACAACGGTGCGGACGGGTAGGTAACGTCTACCGTATTTATAGAGCCATTGCTGAAGTTCTCTTTAGACAGGAACAGCAGTTCGCCTTTAGGGCTTTTAACCAGCTGATGCGCTGCAATACTCTGGCGATAGGCCAGCACGCAAAGCTTGGCATACTTCTCGCCGCCGGCTTTCAGCGCGTCGTTGTAAATCTTTGTATCTGTAGCTTTGCATTTGGCAATAACGGCAGCATAGTTCTTTAACGAAGAGCTTAATACGCCTTCAATAGTGGTGCCTTTGGCTTCCTTCCACAACGGGCGCAGGTTGGTTTTGAAGTACTGTACCGAGTAGTCCTCGTCATAACCAATGGCGATGTGTTTCTCGGTAGCAGCACTTCCCACACGACCGAACGGCAGCATGGTGTTCAGCATTAGCTGTTTGCCGGTAAGGGTAGATAGTGCGCCAGGAGATAGCGCGTAGCTATCCAAAGCGTTGTCTTGTGTGCTGATGTACTGTTTAGCGTTGTAAGTAGGAGAGGCCACGTACACGTAACCCCAGTCGATGCGTACGTCGTCGCCTTTCTTTTCTAGCACCGGCTGCTCGGTGGTACCGGCTTTCATTATCTGGATACCGTTTGAAGTATAGGCCGTGGCTTTT is a window of Mucilaginibacter terrenus DNA encoding:
- a CDS encoding DUF6438 domain-containing protein, whose amino-acid sequence is MITVAIGYCPGGCVSSATEITLHTYHYYEGNNSTKPGYYEGKLPASDWDRISAEVDKIDINSLHTEDTPVADDTWIEVLIKSEGRITHLKSVTYKKMPAKLMKVINLVLGTSKKVKLTKSDESYPFKTTYQQTNIVVKPKFAPVNR
- a CDS encoding REP-associated tyrosine transposase, encoding MSRKYKFLNKEGLYFVSFATVNWIDVFTRSVYCEVVADSLNYCSKNLGMNIFCWCIMPSHVHLIFAAQNNNPELLLGRFKEFTSKQIVKEILGNTQESRREWLLWMFKRAAAKSSNVTGHQFWQHHNKPIQLWSAAVIQQKADYIHNNPVEAGFVTDCWHWKYSSAIDYADGKGLIEISFL
- a CDS encoding glutaminase family protein, yielding MNIYNYFANRAKRTLHVLVFALAATTGTVSAQDRAPAYPLITHTPYLSVWSPTDKLNESATMHWTGSPQSLIGVLKADGQYYRFMGMAAARYKTILPAADEQPYSCKYVFEKPADDWEKPEFNDNSWKTGSAPFSDAIRTIGTHWTSKELYVRRTFTLSELPVLPLILRLYHDDDAEVFINGKKVSSQSGANGDLQMFPLKDNGNLKVGENVLAIHCTNTGGLAALDAGLSVQLEDKTNENIKVARQTNVQVTATQTIYNFNCGPVKLKVTFSSPLILTDIKTLVTPVSYISYEVQSSDSKTHAVDIYQGVSTDLAVNKPTQQVKATAYTSNGIQIMKAGTTEQPVLEKKGDDVRIDWGYVYVASPTYNAKQYISTQDNALDSYALSPGALSTLTGKQLMLNTMLPFGRVGSAATEKHIAIGYDEDYSVQYFKTNLRPLWKEAKGTTIEGVLSSSLKNYAAVIAKCKATDTKIYNDALKAGGEKYAKLCVLAYRQSIAAHQLVKSPKGELLFLSKENFSNGSINTVDVTYPSAPLYLTYNPELLKGMLNGIFYYSESGKWTKPFAAHDLGTYPIANGQTYGEDMPVEECGNMVILTAAIVAAENNPAYAKKHWATLTKWTHFLAEAGFDPSNQLCTDDFAGHLARNANLSVKAIVAIGAYAKMAAMMGDAPAAKKYREMAAVMAAKWMEKDDAGDHYGLVFENPKTWSQKYNMVWDKVLGLKLFPAGVYEKEMKYYLSHQEEYGLPLDSRKTYTKSDWIIWTASMANSRKDFEGLVNPVYKYVQETSSRVPLSDWHETTNGKMVGFQARSVVGGYYMKVFKDKMAAKRAK
- a CDS encoding AAA family ATPase, coding for MTQYNSYLPGGERPYEIELLRSMIRGEITEDEAFKLKREHDDDLHPNTDDAFISKTAADWLIQPKDQPRYQRLFGEFWRKDELCIMFADTNVGKSILAVQIGDAISAGRHIGNYTTTKQDEAVLYFDFELTAQQFAERYTYINNRYGFAPNFHRLMINPDAGRERKFASFHDYIINAFENVLVSTNASTIIIDNITCLRTSTESAAGAVKLMQSLKMLRSKYKLSVLVLAHTPKRNVARPITRNDLQGSKMLLNFADSAFAIGESQTTPGLRYLKQIKQRTGTLTHGADNVCLCRIQKHDNFLKFEFTGEGTEAEHLLHYTEQQRKATEDRVMQLHNSGVTLRKIAAQTGLSHASVARMVRRLSEHTA